In Marisediminicola antarctica, one DNA window encodes the following:
- the pilM gene encoding type IV pilus assembly protein PilM, whose amino-acid sequence MGTRTVGVDIGSGSIRAVEVSRGKRGSATVVRYHSVPLPEGAVKNGEVAEVNTVAAALRQLWSVGGFTSRKVVLGVGNPKVLVRDLTVPKLSKKEIRAALPFQVQDMLPVPVADALLDFYPVSEGSSETGPVVNGLLVAAVKDAVMSNVTAVMLAGLTPIEVDLIPFALNRVLARGSMVGGTVALVDVGSNTTNVLITKDGVPQFVRIIPAGGADVTRALAGRLGITLEQAEVGKRQLGFSPGAVAPENLEAAEIIYELTSELLNSLRSTLSFFVNTRPGQHIDRVLLSGGGSSMTSFALALAELTRSEVLLDDPFENVTVGKNARKQSLPAVNTSAMTVALGLALRSVA is encoded by the coding sequence ATGGGTACACGAACAGTCGGAGTCGACATCGGCTCCGGATCGATCAGAGCGGTCGAGGTGAGCCGCGGCAAGAGGGGGAGTGCCACCGTCGTGCGATACCACTCAGTGCCGCTGCCAGAAGGCGCGGTCAAAAACGGCGAGGTGGCGGAGGTCAACACCGTTGCGGCCGCGCTTCGCCAGCTGTGGTCGGTCGGCGGATTCACGAGCAGGAAGGTCGTGCTCGGAGTCGGCAACCCAAAGGTGCTCGTGCGCGACCTCACAGTTCCCAAGCTCAGCAAGAAGGAGATCCGCGCGGCCCTGCCGTTCCAGGTGCAGGACATGCTGCCCGTGCCCGTCGCCGACGCTTTGCTCGACTTTTATCCGGTGTCTGAGGGCTCGAGCGAGACCGGACCCGTGGTCAACGGGCTTCTTGTCGCAGCGGTCAAGGACGCGGTGATGTCCAACGTTACGGCCGTGATGCTCGCCGGCCTCACACCGATCGAGGTCGACCTCATCCCGTTCGCCCTCAATCGCGTGCTCGCACGCGGGTCAATGGTCGGCGGCACCGTCGCCCTCGTCGACGTGGGATCGAACACGACCAACGTGCTGATCACGAAAGACGGGGTTCCGCAGTTCGTGCGGATCATTCCCGCGGGCGGTGCGGATGTCACGCGCGCCCTCGCCGGGCGGCTCGGCATCACCCTCGAGCAGGCCGAGGTCGGCAAGCGCCAACTCGGGTTTTCTCCCGGGGCCGTTGCACCCGAGAACCTCGAAGCGGCCGAAATCATCTACGAGCTGACGAGCGAGCTGCTCAATAGCCTGCGCAGCACCCTGAGCTTCTTCGTCAACACTCGGCCCGGGCAGCATATCGATCGTGTGCTCCTGAGCGGAGGGGGTTCTTCTATGACGAGCTTTGCTCTCGCGCTCGCTGAGCTGACCCGCAGCGAGGTGTTGCTCGACGATCCGTTCGAGAACGTCACCGTGGGAAAGAACGCGCGAAAGCAGTCGTTGCCAGCCGTGAACACGAGTGCCATGACCGTCGCGCTCGGACTCGCGCTGAGGAGTGTCGCATGA
- the rpsL gene encoding 30S ribosomal protein S12: protein MPTIQQLVRKGRTPKVVKTKAPALKANPQQRGVCTRVYTTTPKKPNSALRKVARVKLSNGTEVTAYIPGEGHNLQEHSMVLVRGGRVKDLPGVRYKIVRGALDTQAVKNRKQARSRYGAKMDKK, encoded by the coding sequence GTGCCAACCATTCAGCAGTTGGTCCGGAAGGGTCGCACCCCTAAGGTCGTCAAGACCAAGGCGCCCGCCCTCAAGGCCAACCCCCAGCAGCGCGGTGTGTGCACCCGTGTTTACACGACCACCCCGAAGAAGCCGAACTCGGCTCTGCGCAAGGTCGCCCGTGTCAAGCTGAGCAACGGTACCGAGGTCACCGCCTACATTCCCGGCGAAGGACACAACCTCCAGGAGCACTCGATGGTGCTCGTCCGCGGCGGACGAGTGAAAGACCTCCCCGGCGTGCGTTACAAGATCGTGCGCGGCGCGCTCGACACCCAGGCAGTCAAAAATCGTAAGCAGGCGCGTAGCCGCTACGGAGCGAAAATGGATAAGAAGTAA
- a CDS encoding RICIN domain-containing protein: MTRTIARTSQLHRWIARRAENGESQSERGAALLSTLLFMILLSGLSLVLLSVLLGQIGPAYVAQKSTRTVYAAQAGLQAGLGVIRSATAAPVGGVIWGAPAKLPCILTGRLNATSDGVDYAVEFKYFKGDPTGKDAAWQTSPTNRISCSPSTGLGEAPMFALLSSEGRAAATPGSAASVGNRKVTATYQFKVSNENIPGGRIYTSDKSRCLEWGGGDKLQFVAGCAAGANDSKQLWVYDVDYKLKLASTTAAGATAMCITDSADEGNKRDKEEDAKLKACRSDASRWSQLWSWEGGAIWRGQLESISGGPSGRCLAPKDRFVANTACNGAFAPEPAVGAGAAGFTTKQIVNFKEFGRCADVTNEKIDYSFMITYLCKQDPSGNLTGKYLKWNHKWRYIEPVAPATARPDQQIIVNFLDKSPADNRCLQTPDNMPATVELRFFPCNSLETKQKWTRYSETGDPQTSYTFVDVFGRCMSAVPTVFASPDAVLTNVASKVQVQACNGSTAQKWNAPATYTQANFGSFSETSG, encoded by the coding sequence ATGACCAGAACGATCGCCAGAACAAGCCAGTTGCACCGATGGATTGCCCGTCGGGCGGAGAACGGCGAGTCTCAGAGCGAGCGGGGCGCCGCTCTGTTGAGCACACTCCTTTTCATGATCCTGCTCTCCGGGCTCTCCCTCGTGCTGTTGAGTGTGCTCCTTGGGCAGATCGGCCCGGCCTACGTCGCACAGAAGAGCACACGAACCGTCTACGCGGCGCAGGCCGGGCTGCAAGCGGGTCTCGGTGTGATTCGCTCCGCGACAGCCGCTCCGGTGGGCGGAGTGATCTGGGGTGCTCCCGCGAAGCTGCCGTGCATACTCACTGGGCGCCTCAACGCCACGAGCGACGGTGTCGACTACGCCGTCGAGTTCAAGTACTTCAAGGGCGATCCGACCGGAAAAGACGCAGCCTGGCAGACCAGCCCCACCAATCGCATCAGCTGCTCGCCGTCCACAGGGTTGGGCGAGGCGCCTATGTTCGCCTTGCTCAGCTCTGAGGGCCGAGCCGCGGCCACCCCGGGAAGCGCCGCATCCGTCGGCAACCGAAAGGTCACCGCGACCTACCAGTTCAAAGTCTCCAACGAGAACATCCCGGGCGGCAGAATCTACACTTCCGACAAGTCGCGCTGCCTCGAGTGGGGCGGCGGGGACAAACTGCAATTCGTGGCCGGCTGCGCAGCGGGAGCGAATGACAGCAAGCAACTGTGGGTCTACGACGTCGACTACAAACTCAAGCTCGCCAGCACGACCGCGGCTGGCGCAACGGCGATGTGCATCACAGACTCGGCCGATGAGGGCAATAAGCGCGACAAGGAAGAAGACGCGAAACTCAAGGCATGCAGGTCGGACGCGAGTCGCTGGAGCCAGCTCTGGAGCTGGGAGGGCGGCGCAATCTGGCGAGGGCAGCTGGAGAGCATCAGTGGCGGCCCGAGCGGGCGTTGCCTGGCCCCGAAAGACAGGTTTGTGGCGAACACGGCCTGTAACGGCGCGTTCGCGCCCGAACCGGCCGTCGGGGCCGGTGCGGCAGGCTTCACGACGAAGCAGATCGTCAACTTCAAGGAGTTCGGACGGTGCGCCGACGTGACGAACGAGAAGATCGACTACTCGTTCATGATTACCTACCTATGCAAGCAGGACCCGAGTGGGAATCTCACGGGCAAGTACCTCAAGTGGAATCACAAGTGGCGCTACATTGAGCCGGTCGCTCCCGCGACAGCCCGACCCGACCAGCAGATCATCGTCAACTTCCTGGACAAGAGCCCGGCCGACAATCGTTGTCTGCAGACGCCCGATAACATGCCGGCGACGGTCGAGCTTCGATTCTTCCCTTGCAACAGCTTAGAAACGAAGCAGAAGTGGACGAGATACTCAGAGACGGGTGACCCGCAAACGAGCTACACCTTTGTCGACGTCTTCGGGCGCTGCATGAGCGCCGTGCCGACGGTGTTCGCCTCTCCCGACGCCGTGTTGACCAACGTGGCATCGAAGGTGCAGGTGCAGGCGTGCAACGGCTCGACCGCTCAGAAGTGGAACGCCCCGGCAACCTACACCCAGGCCAATTTCGGCAGCTTCAGCGAGACGTCAGGATGA
- a CDS encoding type II secretion system F family protein: protein MASTLTYAYRGRDTSGKAVKGKVDAASEAQVSSRLRTMGVSPTWIAEAPAGTGLNREISFGSLGAGRVGMKDIAVMTRQMATMIAAGLSLLRTLTILSEQTENKKLASVLDTVRSDVETGLSLSDAMAKHPVDFPPLMLSLIRAGETGGFLETSLESVANNFEAEVKLAGTIKSALTYPVIVLIMAVLSTVGMLIFIVPVFDAMFTQMGATLPLPTQFLVVLSKSLVYIGPVAVVAIIAFVMWWRKNKNTDRVRKVADTIKLKLPVFGGLLAKVAISRVTRNLATMMGAGVPILRSLSIVGATAGSWVIEQALVKVQESVRQGNSIAGPLSQEPIFPSMVTQMIAVGEDSGALEVMLHKISDFYDQEIESTTEQLTALIEPLMIAFIGIVIGGMIVALYMPIFDIFNHIN, encoded by the coding sequence ATGGCCTCCACACTCACCTACGCCTATAGGGGTCGGGACACCAGCGGTAAGGCCGTCAAGGGCAAGGTGGATGCCGCGAGCGAAGCACAGGTCTCGTCGCGCCTGCGCACCATGGGCGTCTCGCCCACCTGGATCGCCGAGGCACCAGCGGGCACCGGTCTCAACAGGGAGATCAGCTTCGGCTCACTCGGCGCCGGTCGCGTCGGAATGAAAGACATCGCGGTGATGACCCGCCAGATGGCGACGATGATCGCGGCGGGACTCTCGCTGCTCCGCACGCTGACAATCCTCTCCGAGCAGACCGAGAACAAGAAGCTCGCGTCGGTGCTCGACACGGTGCGCAGTGACGTCGAGACAGGGTTGTCGCTGTCTGACGCGATGGCGAAGCATCCGGTCGACTTCCCGCCTCTCATGCTCAGCCTCATCAGGGCCGGTGAGACGGGCGGGTTCCTCGAGACGTCGCTCGAGTCGGTCGCGAACAATTTCGAGGCCGAGGTGAAGCTCGCGGGCACGATCAAGTCCGCGCTCACCTACCCCGTGATCGTGCTCATCATGGCAGTGCTGTCGACGGTCGGGATGCTGATCTTCATCGTTCCGGTCTTCGATGCCATGTTCACGCAGATGGGGGCGACCCTGCCCCTGCCAACCCAGTTTCTGGTCGTGCTCTCGAAATCGCTCGTCTATATCGGACCGGTCGCGGTGGTGGCCATCATCGCTTTCGTCATGTGGTGGAGGAAGAACAAGAACACCGACCGCGTTCGCAAGGTCGCCGACACCATCAAGCTCAAGCTTCCCGTCTTCGGCGGGCTGCTCGCCAAGGTGGCCATCTCCCGCGTCACCCGCAACCTCGCCACGATGATGGGAGCTGGCGTGCCGATCCTGCGCTCGCTCAGCATCGTCGGCGCGACGGCAGGCAGTTGGGTGATCGAGCAGGCCCTCGTGAAGGTGCAGGAGTCTGTGCGACAGGGCAACTCGATCGCCGGCCCGCTCTCTCAGGAACCGATCTTTCCGTCGATGGTGACCCAGATGATCGCCGTCGGCGAGGATTCTGGTGCGCTCGAGGTCATGCTGCACAAGATCAGCGACTTCTACGACCAGGAGATCGAGTCGACCACGGAGCAGCTCACCGCTTTGATCGAGCCCCTGATGATCGCCTTCATCGGCATCGTGATCGGCGGAATGATCGTCGCGCTCTACATGCCGATCTTCGACATCTTCAATCACATCAACTAA
- a CDS encoding type IV pilus modification PilV family protein — translation MRAASENDRGFSLIEVIVAMVILGVLTTAALGLYITSIQSAATLQRREIAVTVASQAMESVAATPASSLYAGRSRAAVTAQWASNATASGLSQTVLNWDKSATLPAAVAVPLTRSVSFSGTDFSVTTLIGTCYQRVAGPGAGGDCGMVSSPATSFTSLERVIVVVTWTAGDSCAAGSCRYETTTLINSHPDQQWKSGA, via the coding sequence ATGCGTGCAGCGTCTGAGAACGACCGCGGTTTCTCGCTCATCGAGGTGATCGTGGCGATGGTCATCCTCGGCGTCCTCACTACCGCAGCGCTCGGTCTCTACATCACCAGCATCCAGTCCGCGGCCACACTCCAGCGCCGCGAGATCGCCGTGACCGTCGCAAGCCAGGCCATGGAATCCGTCGCCGCCACCCCGGCCTCCTCGCTGTATGCGGGCAGGTCCAGGGCTGCGGTGACCGCCCAGTGGGCCAGCAACGCGACCGCGAGCGGGCTCAGTCAGACCGTGCTCAACTGGGACAAGAGCGCCACCCTCCCGGCGGCCGTCGCGGTTCCGCTTACCCGGTCAGTCTCCTTCAGCGGAACCGACTTCTCCGTGACCACCCTCATCGGCACCTGCTACCAGCGCGTCGCCGGCCCTGGAGCAGGCGGAGACTGCGGGATGGTCTCCAGCCCGGCCACCAGCTTCACCTCGCTCGAGCGGGTCATCGTTGTGGTGACCTGGACGGCCGGCGATTCCTGCGCGGCCGGATCGTGCCGCTACGAGACGACGACGCTCATCAACAGCCACCCCGACCAGCAATGGAAGTCCGGTGCCTGA
- a CDS encoding GspE/PulE family protein encodes MAYLTDILIVRGVLPIEALDGLKRGQDDENQIRELVEQGIVSEVQFASARAEKLSLPFVELVDYPVDRVAVALVPAAVCRRYQVLPIAISEGKLVLAMVDPGDVFALDDVGAASQMGVIRVVAERSDLTAALDRHHRADGELSDLTSAIEEDSAASESESSLGDAADDDVPIVRFVNLIVSQAIQDRASDIHIEPAERDLRVRYRIDGVLHEMQRAPKAIQNGVISRLKIMSDIDIAERRKPQDGRMSVMHAGRKIDLRVATLPTVWGEKIVMRILDNAESDMKLSDLGLLERNAEAYRSSYTKPYGMILVTGPTGSGKSTTLYTTLHTVSRPEINVITVEDPVEYRMAGINQVQVNPKAGLTFASALRSILRSDPDVVLLGEIRDHETAQIAIEASLTGHLVLSTLHTNDAPSAVTRLTEMGIEPFLVGSALDCVVAQRLARRLCDRCKEAYQPELSDLAVMRLFVDPGAASPVVHRPIGCSTCSNTGYRGRIAIHEVMLVTEEIERHAVARSASAEIMRTAKEQGMLTLREDGWAKVRLGHTSIEEILRVVA; translated from the coding sequence GTGGCATATCTGACAGATATCCTCATCGTTCGCGGCGTGTTGCCGATCGAGGCTCTCGACGGACTCAAGCGCGGCCAGGACGACGAGAACCAGATTCGCGAGCTCGTCGAGCAGGGGATCGTCTCCGAGGTTCAGTTCGCATCCGCTCGAGCCGAGAAGCTGAGCCTCCCATTCGTCGAGCTCGTCGACTACCCGGTCGACCGCGTCGCGGTTGCTCTCGTTCCGGCGGCGGTCTGCCGCCGGTACCAGGTGCTCCCTATCGCTATTTCCGAGGGCAAGCTCGTGCTCGCAATGGTCGACCCGGGAGACGTCTTCGCGCTCGACGATGTGGGAGCCGCGTCGCAGATGGGTGTGATCCGCGTCGTCGCAGAGCGCAGCGATCTCACCGCAGCGCTCGACCGCCACCACCGCGCCGATGGCGAACTCAGCGACCTGACCTCGGCGATCGAGGAAGACAGTGCGGCGAGCGAGTCCGAGTCTTCCCTAGGCGACGCCGCCGACGACGACGTGCCCATCGTCAGATTCGTGAACCTCATCGTCAGCCAGGCCATCCAGGACCGGGCATCCGACATCCACATCGAGCCGGCCGAGCGCGACCTGCGGGTGCGGTACCGCATCGACGGCGTGCTGCACGAGATGCAGCGCGCGCCGAAGGCGATCCAGAACGGTGTGATCTCCCGGCTCAAGATCATGAGCGACATCGACATTGCCGAACGTCGCAAGCCTCAGGACGGCCGCATGTCGGTCATGCACGCCGGCCGCAAGATCGACCTTCGCGTCGCGACACTGCCCACGGTGTGGGGCGAAAAGATTGTCATGCGAATTCTCGACAACGCCGAGTCGGACATGAAGCTCAGCGACCTCGGCCTGCTCGAGCGCAATGCCGAGGCCTACCGCAGCTCGTACACGAAGCCGTACGGCATGATCCTCGTTACCGGCCCGACCGGTTCGGGCAAGTCAACGACCCTCTATACGACGCTGCACACCGTCTCGCGTCCCGAGATCAACGTCATCACCGTCGAAGACCCGGTCGAGTATCGCATGGCTGGCATCAACCAGGTTCAGGTGAACCCCAAGGCCGGGCTCACCTTCGCGAGCGCGCTGCGCTCGATTCTGCGGTCGGACCCGGATGTCGTGCTGCTGGGTGAGATCCGAGACCACGAGACCGCGCAGATCGCCATCGAGGCCTCGCTCACCGGCCACCTCGTGCTCTCGACCCTGCACACCAACGACGCCCCGAGCGCCGTCACCAGGCTCACCGAGATGGGGATCGAGCCGTTCCTGGTCGGCTCCGCCCTCGACTGCGTAGTGGCCCAACGCCTCGCGCGGCGCCTGTGCGACCGGTGTAAGGAGGCGTACCAGCCCGAACTCTCCGACCTCGCCGTGATGCGACTGTTCGTCGACCCAGGCGCCGCGTCGCCCGTCGTGCATCGCCCGATCGGATGCTCCACTTGCTCCAACACCGGGTACCGGGGCCGGATCGCGATCCACGAGGTGATGCTCGTTACCGAGGAGATCGAGCGCCATGCCGTTGCACGCTCCGCGAGCGCGGAGATCATGCGCACCGCGAAGGAGCAGGGAATGCTGACCCTTCGCGAAGACGGCTGGGCCAAGGTGCGGCTCGGCCACACCTCGATCGAGGAGATCCTGCGTGTCGTTGCCTAA
- a CDS encoding type IV pilin protein encodes MITTITNAIAKRRDENGDNEKGFTLIELMVVVIIIGILAAIAIPAFLNQRTTAWQGAAQTDVKNAQLAVESWAAQKNGNYSTLTQAILDGLITESDNVQVTLGAVSANAYSITATNANITDATKDAYTVTQSGSIVGPN; translated from the coding sequence ATGATCACAACCATCACCAACGCGATTGCGAAGCGTCGCGACGAGAACGGCGACAACGAGAAGGGCTTCACCCTCATCGAGCTCATGGTCGTCGTCATCATCATCGGCATCCTCGCCGCGATCGCGATCCCCGCGTTCCTCAACCAGCGCACAACCGCCTGGCAGGGTGCGGCCCAGACCGACGTCAAGAACGCCCAGCTCGCTGTCGAAAGCTGGGCGGCCCAGAAGAACGGCAACTACTCGACGCTGACGCAGGCCATCCTTGATGGCCTCATCACCGAAAGCGACAACGTGCAGGTCACCCTCGGTGCGGTCTCGGCGAACGCCTACTCCATCACTGCGACCAACGCGAACATCACGGACGCCACGAAGGATGCCTACACGGTCACTCAATCCGGCAGCATCGTCGGCCCCAACTAA
- a CDS encoding type IV pilus twitching motility protein PilT produces MNQPIYEIPMVDSGSLRPRNRSGEDAGAAPSYHASMLDPAQEQPEVPAPFAAPAAVPVRDTAAAVPALNFENAPDMVLAPDSADPDLIAALGEVLRSNASDLHLTSNAPPMLRVDGGLRPVDGAVVWGTARVRAALYSLLSDPQKEVFERDLELDFAYTVTENARFRVNFYQQRGAIGAAFRIIPTDIKTLKDLGVPDTVAAFSKLARGLVLVTGPTGSGKSTTLAALIDLVNRTRADHIVTVEDPIEFLHNNQKSLVNQREVGGDTHSFAAALKHVLRQDPDVILVGELRDLETISVALTAAETGHLVFATLHTQDAAQTIDRVIDVFPPHQQDQVRAQLAATLRGVVCQTLVKRATGKGRVVATEVLVTTPAIANLIREGKTYQIASSMQAGRELGMYTMDQHLAELVDEGKIAYASGVEKAHDVEGFRRLVHRDDPGAGSHTHNMSSAGLDFGDTFSMGRS; encoded by the coding sequence ATGAACCAGCCGATCTACGAGATCCCGATGGTCGACTCGGGGAGCCTCCGCCCACGCAACCGATCCGGTGAGGACGCCGGCGCCGCTCCGTCCTACCACGCGTCGATGCTCGACCCCGCACAGGAACAGCCCGAGGTGCCAGCCCCATTCGCAGCACCTGCCGCGGTGCCGGTCAGGGACACAGCGGCGGCGGTTCCAGCCTTGAATTTCGAGAATGCACCCGATATGGTCCTCGCGCCGGACAGTGCCGACCCCGACCTCATCGCCGCGCTGGGCGAGGTGCTGCGGTCCAATGCATCCGACCTCCACCTCACCTCGAACGCGCCGCCCATGTTGCGGGTCGACGGCGGGCTGCGCCCCGTCGACGGGGCAGTCGTGTGGGGCACCGCCCGGGTGCGGGCCGCGCTCTACTCCCTGCTCAGCGACCCGCAGAAGGAGGTCTTCGAGCGGGATCTCGAGCTCGACTTCGCCTACACGGTGACCGAGAATGCGCGTTTCCGGGTGAACTTCTACCAGCAGCGCGGCGCGATTGGCGCGGCCTTCCGCATCATCCCGACCGACATCAAAACGCTCAAAGACCTGGGCGTTCCCGACACAGTCGCGGCCTTCTCCAAGCTCGCCCGCGGCCTCGTGCTCGTGACGGGTCCGACCGGGTCCGGCAAGTCGACGACCCTCGCCGCGCTCATCGACCTCGTCAACCGCACCCGCGCCGACCATATCGTCACGGTCGAGGATCCGATCGAGTTTCTGCACAACAACCAAAAATCGCTCGTCAACCAGCGCGAGGTCGGCGGTGACACGCACAGCTTCGCGGCGGCACTTAAGCACGTACTGAGGCAGGACCCCGACGTGATCCTCGTCGGAGAGCTCCGCGACCTCGAGACCATCTCGGTCGCTCTCACCGCGGCCGAGACCGGCCACCTCGTCTTCGCTACCCTGCACACGCAGGATGCCGCCCAGACGATCGACCGCGTCATCGACGTGTTCCCACCTCACCAGCAGGATCAGGTCCGAGCCCAGCTCGCCGCGACTCTCCGCGGAGTGGTCTGCCAGACCCTCGTCAAGCGGGCAACAGGCAAGGGGCGCGTGGTCGCGACCGAGGTGCTCGTCACCACCCCCGCGATCGCGAACCTGATCCGCGAGGGCAAGACCTACCAGATCGCCTCCTCGATGCAGGCCGGGCGCGAGCTCGGCATGTACACCATGGACCAGCACCTCGCCGAGCTCGTCGACGAGGGCAAGATCGCCTACGCGTCGGGAGTCGAGAAGGCGCACGACGTCGAGGGATTCCGGAGACTCGTTCATCGCGATGACCCTGGGGCGGGATCCCACACCCACAACATGTCGTCGGCCGGCCTGGACTTCGGTGACACGTTCTCGATGGGGCGTAGCTGA
- a CDS encoding PulJ/GspJ family protein, whose protein sequence is MPEARRRQAATRPQTTDRESGFTLIELMVAMGIFTVLVAILLLSVSQLARGTVRVQVTAQSTTEVLLVFQNLDRQIRYADAINTPGSGASGDRYVEFRTPAASAPGRVTTCTQWRLHKDDGTIQSRRWTDGPAAVPSSWSTKLNNAVDVAGAGYPFELDRSSSRQKLVLSINTGIQGVAEGTAISTSFVARNSLSSVGAPVCALAGSRP, encoded by the coding sequence GTGCCTGAGGCCCGTCGGCGGCAAGCTGCGACCCGGCCGCAGACGACCGACCGCGAGAGTGGCTTCACGCTCATCGAACTCATGGTCGCCATGGGAATCTTTACCGTTCTCGTTGCGATCCTCCTCCTCTCGGTGAGCCAGCTGGCCCGCGGCACCGTTCGGGTGCAGGTGACCGCCCAATCAACCACCGAGGTGCTGCTCGTCTTTCAGAATTTGGACCGGCAGATCCGCTACGCCGATGCCATCAATACTCCCGGGAGCGGAGCAAGCGGCGACCGGTACGTCGAATTCCGCACGCCGGCCGCCAGCGCACCAGGCCGCGTGACGACCTGCACCCAGTGGCGGTTGCACAAAGATGACGGCACCATTCAGTCTCGTCGGTGGACCGACGGCCCCGCCGCCGTTCCCTCGAGCTGGTCGACCAAGTTGAACAACGCCGTCGATGTCGCCGGAGCCGGCTATCCGTTCGAGTTGGACCGGAGCTCCTCCCGGCAGAAGCTCGTGCTGAGCATCAACACGGGCATTCAGGGAGTCGCCGAGGGCACAGCCATTTCCACGAGCTTCGTCGCTCGCAACAGTCTCAGCAGTGTGGGTGCGCCGGTGTGCGCCCTCGCGGGAAGCAGGCCTTGA
- a CDS encoding DUF6121 family protein, which yields MTAPTQPDPPSRGLLALGATVLAVALLVFVGGFLSLFLDRDLVELPDAGTLVGPVMAVATCGVVFSFVFRRMPLGLGLRALSASLWTLIASPAVGAILYSIVRENLAVIPVFFGTYLLSPFVLSSAVIAGVVVGLAGLAERARPVE from the coding sequence ATGACCGCTCCTACGCAGCCTGACCCGCCGAGCCGCGGGCTCCTGGCGCTCGGCGCCACGGTGCTCGCGGTGGCGCTGCTCGTCTTCGTCGGCGGGTTCCTCAGCCTGTTCCTCGATCGTGACCTCGTCGAGCTGCCGGATGCCGGAACGCTTGTCGGTCCGGTCATGGCGGTCGCGACCTGCGGGGTCGTGTTCTCGTTCGTGTTCCGACGAATGCCGCTCGGTCTGGGGCTGCGCGCGCTCTCAGCATCGCTCTGGACACTCATCGCGTCCCCGGCGGTCGGCGCGATCCTCTACTCGATCGTGCGGGAAAACCTTGCCGTGATTCCGGTCTTCTTCGGCACCTACCTGCTGAGCCCGTTCGTGCTCTCGTCGGCCGTGATCGCCGGTGTCGTGGTGGGCCTCGCCGGTCTCGCGGAACGTGCACGCCCGGTGGAGTGA
- a CDS encoding prepilin peptidase → MIALLVIVGLLGLAIGSFLNVVIWRVPRRESVNHPPSSCPICGNRIRWRENVPVLSWLLLRGECRDCGEPISWRYPAVEAGTAMLFVLVAVRFGFELPSVAALPAFLYLTAIAVALSLIDIDTQRLPNLIVLPSYVVALVLLTIATAATGDWWMLARAAIGGVALFAFYFTLVIVYPKGMGLGDVKLAGVLGLFLGWLGWGELVVGAFAPFLLGGIYAVALLVTRRAGRRSGIPFGPWMLAGALLSTFFGNEIANSYLGFVGIT, encoded by the coding sequence ATGATCGCCCTTCTCGTGATCGTCGGCCTTCTCGGCCTCGCCATCGGTTCCTTCCTTAACGTCGTCATCTGGCGAGTACCGCGTCGGGAGTCGGTCAACCATCCGCCGAGTTCCTGTCCGATCTGCGGCAACCGCATCCGATGGCGGGAAAACGTCCCAGTTCTCTCCTGGCTTCTTCTTCGAGGCGAATGCCGCGACTGCGGCGAGCCGATCTCGTGGCGCTACCCAGCCGTCGAGGCTGGCACGGCGATGCTCTTCGTTCTTGTCGCGGTGAGATTCGGCTTCGAGCTTCCCAGCGTCGCGGCCCTACCCGCCTTTCTCTACCTCACCGCGATTGCGGTTGCGCTGTCACTCATCGACATCGACACGCAGAGGCTACCCAACCTCATCGTGCTGCCGTCCTACGTCGTCGCGCTCGTGCTTCTCACCATCGCCACGGCGGCAACCGGCGACTGGTGGATGCTCGCGCGCGCCGCGATCGGCGGCGTTGCACTGTTCGCCTTTTACTTCACCCTCGTGATCGTCTATCCGAAGGGGATGGGCCTCGGCGATGTGAAACTCGCCGGAGTGCTCGGCCTCTTCCTGGGCTGGCTGGGGTGGGGCGAGCTGGTGGTCGGCGCGTTCGCGCCCTTCCTGCTCGGAGGCATCTACGCGGTCGCCCTGCTTGTAACACGCAGGGCCGGACGCCGCAGCGGCATCCCGTTCGGGCCTTGGATGCTCGCCGGCGCACTACTCTCCACATTTTTTGGGAACGAGATTGCGAACAGCTATCTCGGCTTTGTCGGAATCACCTAG